In one Chlamydia sp. BM-2023 genomic region, the following are encoded:
- the pknD gene encoding serine/threonine-protein kinase PknD, producing MQRYDIIRMIGKGGMGEVYLAHDSVCSRKVALKRIREDLSDNDLLKKRFLREAKIAADLVHPGVVPVFTICSDSDPVYYTMPYIEGYTLKSLLKSAWQCDSMPKELAEQTSVGNLLSIFHKICSTIEYVHSRGILHRDLKPDNVLLGLFSEVVILDWGAALSQEMEEDLLLDIDIPLEGSIFSNMTVPGKIVGTPDYMAPERLQGIAASERTDIYALGVILYQMLTLSFPYRKKKGSKINFHCQISAPEDVAPHREIPPFLSHVVMKALASDPKKRYQSVRELKSAIEQHLEGSPEWTPRMVLHIQDANCWKFHEPILLSKYFPMLEVSPALWYSLAISKLESFSEVRLEYTLSRKGLKDGFGILFPPSEGADPRDFYHGYGFWLRIQDNVLFVSLVKNGLEIQKTSRYVDDKEKFFVAFEKQNHRLSLIVDRVVVMLHMDYLPGSGGGRVGIIIQDISDLYGKIAVLESSSALQVSCLAVPDAFLNEKLYDRAATFYRRIAESFPGRKEGYEAQFRIGIALLEKAAENKDQEGFSQALEEFANLHNGSAAPLEYLGKALVYQRLGEYNEEVKSLLLALKRYAQCSEISRVRDHVIYRLHEALYRDHRISLVFMLLALHVAPDSIGVSEEEHFLQSLKEKIADTLFCSLDISPVAVRSSKMELLLSFWSGFTPFLPGLFQRSWDIKDYRALADIFYAAMEVRDMQFVTTYSEILRKNISKTTFYEEIVEIPPNHLLMFLLGLEAIQTQETPEKVFSHVAVLNPVLILYLFDLFAKDALMRGKGELILNAINIIENYVSPEQRYEYLLPYELLSYLWLQDDQKVYDLLSSNYDESLWLDDRSHTFIIYGCWLALVEDPSLAYVHFSGCSEDHISPRSLLGLAYSPLGIDEGALSYQERRRFLMQKFIFSHCLGNIEERDQCQIAYDRLAEERPI from the coding sequence TTGCAGCGTTACGATATTATCAGAATGATTGGTAAAGGAGGCATGGGTGAGGTTTATCTAGCCCATGATTCCGTGTGCTCGCGTAAAGTTGCTCTCAAGAGAATTCGTGAGGATCTCTCTGATAATGATCTATTAAAAAAACGTTTTCTTAGGGAAGCAAAGATAGCTGCTGACCTTGTACATCCTGGGGTTGTCCCTGTCTTTACCATTTGTAGTGATAGCGATCCTGTCTATTATACCATGCCCTATATAGAAGGTTATACCCTTAAAAGCCTTTTGAAAAGTGCTTGGCAATGCGACTCTATGCCGAAGGAGCTTGCTGAGCAGACTTCAGTAGGGAATCTGCTTTCTATTTTTCATAAGATTTGCTCCACTATAGAATACGTCCATTCTCGAGGAATCCTTCATCGAGATCTTAAACCCGATAATGTTTTGCTAGGGCTTTTCAGTGAGGTTGTTATTTTAGATTGGGGAGCAGCTCTATCCCAAGAGATGGAAGAGGATCTCCTTTTAGATATTGATATTCCCCTAGAGGGATCGATATTTTCTAACATGACAGTACCTGGTAAAATTGTAGGTACTCCTGATTATATGGCTCCCGAGCGTTTGCAGGGCATTGCCGCCTCAGAAAGAACAGATATTTACGCTTTGGGGGTAATTCTCTATCAGATGCTGACATTGTCGTTCCCTTATCGAAAAAAGAAAGGGAGCAAAATAAATTTCCATTGTCAGATTAGTGCCCCTGAAGATGTTGCCCCTCACAGGGAAATTCCTCCGTTTCTCTCTCATGTGGTGATGAAGGCTCTAGCTTCGGATCCTAAAAAGAGATACCAGTCCGTAAGGGAATTAAAATCTGCTATAGAGCAACATCTGGAAGGTAGTCCTGAGTGGACCCCAAGAATGGTTTTACATATTCAGGATGCAAATTGCTGGAAGTTTCATGAGCCTATCTTATTATCTAAATATTTCCCCATGCTAGAAGTATCGCCAGCTTTGTGGTACAGCTTGGCAATTTCTAAACTAGAAAGTTTTTCAGAAGTACGTTTGGAATATACCCTATCGCGAAAGGGATTAAAAGATGGTTTCGGAATTCTTTTCCCCCCCTCAGAAGGGGCAGATCCTCGTGATTTTTACCACGGTTACGGTTTTTGGTTGCGAATTCAGGATAATGTTCTTTTTGTATCCCTAGTGAAAAATGGCCTGGAGATACAGAAAACTTCCCGATATGTAGATGATAAAGAGAAATTTTTTGTTGCTTTTGAAAAGCAAAACCATCGCTTATCTTTGATCGTAGATCGTGTTGTTGTGATGCTACACATGGACTATTTGCCGGGATCTGGCGGAGGACGCGTTGGTATTATAATTCAAGATATCTCAGATCTCTATGGGAAAATCGCCGTTTTAGAAAGTAGTAGCGCATTGCAGGTCAGTTGTTTAGCTGTTCCCGATGCATTTCTTAATGAGAAACTTTATGATCGCGCAGCGACGTTTTATCGTAGAATAGCAGAGTCTTTCCCAGGGCGTAAAGAAGGATACGAAGCGCAATTTCGCATAGGGATAGCCCTACTAGAAAAAGCCGCAGAAAATAAAGATCAAGAGGGGTTTTCCCAGGCTCTCGAAGAGTTCGCTAATTTACATAACGGTAGTGCAGCTCCCCTAGAATATTTAGGAAAAGCTTTGGTGTATCAGCGACTTGGAGAGTATAATGAAGAGGTAAAAAGTCTCTTATTGGCGTTGAAAAGATACGCTCAATGTTCGGAGATTTCTCGAGTGCGTGATCACGTTATCTATCGTCTTCATGAAGCCTTATACAGAGATCATCGGATATCCCTAGTATTTATGCTTTTGGCTCTTCATGTGGCTCCCGATTCTATAGGAGTTTCTGAAGAAGAACATTTCTTACAAAGTTTAAAAGAAAAAATCGCAGATACGCTGTTTTGTAGTTTAGATATTTCTCCTGTGGCTGTTCGCTCGTCAAAAATGGAGCTGCTATTAAGCTTCTGGTCTGGGTTTACTCCCTTTCTCCCAGGGTTATTTCAAAGATCTTGGGATATAAAAGATTACCGAGCTCTTGCTGATATCTTTTATGCAGCTATGGAGGTAAGAGATATGCAGTTTGTCACAACATACTCGGAAATACTGCGCAAAAATATAAGCAAAACAACTTTCTACGAAGAAATAGTAGAAATACCCCCGAATCATTTGCTTATGTTTCTCTTGGGATTAGAAGCTATCCAAACTCAAGAAACCCCAGAAAAAGTGTTTTCTCATGTTGCGGTTTTAAATCCCGTGCTGATTCTGTATCTATTTGATTTGTTTGCTAAAGATGCCTTGATGCGAGGAAAAGGGGAGCTTATCCTTAACGCTATCAACATAATAGAAAATTATGTTTCTCCTGAGCAGCGTTATGAATATCTTTTGCCCTACGAGCTTCTCTCATATTTATGGCTCCAAGATGATCAAAAAGTTTATGATCTCCTATCTTCTAACTACGACGAGTCTTTATGGCTGGATGATCGTAGTCACACTTTTATTATTTATGGTTGTTGGCTAGCCCTCGTTGAAGATCCTTCTTTAGCTTATGTACATTTTTCAGGATGTAGTGAAGACCATATTTCTCCGAGATCTTTACTAGGACTTGCTTATAGCCCCCTAGGAATTGATGAGGGAGCCCTTAGTTATCAAGAACGACGAAGATTCCTCATGCAGAAATTCATTTTTTCCCATTGTTTGGGAAATATAGAAGAGCGCGATCAATGCCAAATTGCTTACGATCGGCTTGCCGAAGAGCGTCCTATATAA